In one window of Carcharodon carcharias isolate sCarCar2 chromosome 14, sCarCar2.pri, whole genome shotgun sequence DNA:
- the LOC121287368 gene encoding transcription factor MafB-like isoform X1 — MTTELAINAELPTSPLAMEYVNDFDLMKFDVKKEPLGTDRSGRHCNRLQPTGSVSSTPISTPCSSVPSSPSFSPTEQKTHLEDLYWMTSNYQQLNPEALNFTPEDAVEALIGSAHAVQQLQGFDGFRSHHHHHHHHHHQYQGVNPDELGNASAHHQHHSHHQQHSSPASSTSSASQQIQSSPHHQSLHAEDRFSDEQLVSMSVRELNRHLRGFSKDDVIRLKQKRRTLKNRGYAQSCRYKRVQQKHLLENEKTQLIQQVEQLKQEVARLMRERDAYKLKCEKLASNGFREAGSTSDSPPSPDFFIFFFEKKEMDRSQLIPILATIFSVPLMC; from the exons ATGACTACAGAGCTGGCCATTAATGCAGAGTTGCCCACCAGCCCGCTTGCCATGGAGTATGTCAACGATTTTGACCTGATGAAATTCGACGTGAAAAAGGAGCCCTTGGGAACTGACCGCTCTGGGAGACACTGCAACCGGTTACAGCCCACGGGGTCGGTCTCCTCCACCCCTATCAGCACCCCTTGCAGCTCGGTGCCTTCTTCCCCGAGCTTCAGCCCCACCGAGCAGAAGACCCACCTGGAAGACCTGTACTGGATGACAAGCAACTACCAACAGCTCAACCCGGAGGCTTTGAACTTCACCCCGGAGGACGCGGTAGAAGCCCTGATTGGCAGCGCCCACGCCGTCCAGCAGCTGCAGGGCTTCGATGGCTTCAggagccaccaccaccaccaccatcaccaccaccaccagtacCAAGGGGTGAACCCCGACGAGCTGGGCAACGCCAGCGCCCACCATCAGCATCacagccatcaccaacagcaCAGCTCGCCCGCCTCCTCTACCTCCTCCGCCTCGCAGCAGATCCAGAGCTCCCCCCATCACCAGAGCCTGCACGCCGAGGACAGGTTCTCCGACGAGCAGCTGGTCAGCATGTCGGTGCGGGAGCTCAACAGGCATCTCCGGGGCTTCTCCAAGGACGACGTGATCCGCCTGAAGCAGAAACGCAGGACCCTGAAGAACCGGGGCTACGCTCAGTCCTGCAGGTACAAACGGGTGCAACAGAAGCACCTGCTGGAGAACGAGAAGACCCAGCTCATTCAGCAGGTAGAGCAACTCAAGCAAGAGGTGGCTAGGCTGATGAGGGAGCGAGATGCCTACAAACTCAAGTGTGAGAAACTCGCCAGCAATGGCTTCAGAGAGGCCGGGTCCACCAGCGACAGCCCACCGTCTCCAGATTTCTTCAT atttttttttgaaaaaaaagaaaTGGACAGATCTCAACTTATACCAATATTAGCAACAATCTTTTCTGTGCCATTAATGTGTTAA
- the LOC121287368 gene encoding transcription factor MafB-like isoform X2: MTTELAINAELPTSPLAMEYVNDFDLMKFDVKKEPLGTDRSGRHCNRLQPTGSVSSTPISTPCSSVPSSPSFSPTEQKTHLEDLYWMTSNYQQLNPEALNFTPEDAVEALIGSAHAVQQLQGFDGFRSHHHHHHHHHHQYQGVNPDELGNASAHHQHHSHHQQHSSPASSTSSASQQIQSSPHHQSLHAEDRFSDEQLVSMSVRELNRHLRGFSKDDVIRLKQKRRTLKNRGYAQSCRYKRVQQKHLLENEKTQLIQQVEQLKQEVARLMRERDAYKLKCEKLASNGFREAGSTSDSPPSPDFFI, from the exons ATGACTACAGAGCTGGCCATTAATGCAGAGTTGCCCACCAGCCCGCTTGCCATGGAGTATGTCAACGATTTTGACCTGATGAAATTCGACGTGAAAAAGGAGCCCTTGGGAACTGACCGCTCTGGGAGACACTGCAACCGGTTACAGCCCACGGGGTCGGTCTCCTCCACCCCTATCAGCACCCCTTGCAGCTCGGTGCCTTCTTCCCCGAGCTTCAGCCCCACCGAGCAGAAGACCCACCTGGAAGACCTGTACTGGATGACAAGCAACTACCAACAGCTCAACCCGGAGGCTTTGAACTTCACCCCGGAGGACGCGGTAGAAGCCCTGATTGGCAGCGCCCACGCCGTCCAGCAGCTGCAGGGCTTCGATGGCTTCAggagccaccaccaccaccaccatcaccaccaccaccagtacCAAGGGGTGAACCCCGACGAGCTGGGCAACGCCAGCGCCCACCATCAGCATCacagccatcaccaacagcaCAGCTCGCCCGCCTCCTCTACCTCCTCCGCCTCGCAGCAGATCCAGAGCTCCCCCCATCACCAGAGCCTGCACGCCGAGGACAGGTTCTCCGACGAGCAGCTGGTCAGCATGTCGGTGCGGGAGCTCAACAGGCATCTCCGGGGCTTCTCCAAGGACGACGTGATCCGCCTGAAGCAGAAACGCAGGACCCTGAAGAACCGGGGCTACGCTCAGTCCTGCAGGTACAAACGGGTGCAACAGAAGCACCTGCTGGAGAACGAGAAGACCCAGCTCATTCAGCAGGTAGAGCAACTCAAGCAAGAGGTGGCTAGGCTGATGAGGGAGCGAGATGCCTACAAACTCAAGTGTGAGAAACTCGCCAGCAATGGCTTCAGAGAGGCCGGGTCCACCAGCGACAGCCCACCGTCTCCAGATTTCTTCAT TTAA